A part of Streptomyces sp. NBC_01210 genomic DNA contains:
- the pulA gene encoding pullulanase-type alpha-1,6-glucosidase: MGTAAALLAALISAGPAAGAPRPPAPPSDRALADTPARHDLTREQFYFVLPDRFANGDTANDRGGLDGDRLETGYDPTDKGFYQGGDLKGLTSKLDYIKGLGTTAIWMAPIFKNRPVQGTGKDASAGYHGYWITDFTQVDPHFGTNADLEKLIDKAHAKGMKVFFDVITNHTADTVDYAEKKYGYRPKGAYPYLDSSGRPFDDRAGIGKVDAGSFPYTPKGSGKKVPAWLNDPTMYHNRGDSTFAGESSEYGDFSGLDDLWTERPEVVKGMEEIYEKWVRDFDIDGFRIDTVKHVDMDFWTQWATALDAYAAKRGRDDFFMFGEIFAGDTAITSPYVTRGRLDATLDFPFQSAARAYASQGASADQLADVFGNDYRYTSDKANAYEQVTFLGNHDMGRIGTFLKQDNPKADDAELLKRARLANQLMFLSRGNPVIYYGDEQGFTGAGGDKDARQSLFASRTADYLDDDQLGTDRTHASDAYDTSHPVYRSIAALSKLTKEHPALRDGVQTERYAKDSVYAFSRTDTKARTGPIEYLVAVNNADSAKTVTIPADATDFRALYGGSGAVHAVDGKITVTVPALSSVVLRAAKPFAAPAAKPTLTLKAPAAGATGTVEIAADVNGGGLNRVVFAAQAGNGKWRTLGSADHAPYKVTQYVDVAAGTSLRYKAVVVDGAGRTASDRAETTAGQAPPPEKPVAVERDYAVVHYQRPDGDYDGWQLRTGTQQIAFTGRDAYGAFAWVKLAEGAATVPYTVERNGTADGPQRTVDLARTGQVWIAQGKEGQSDTAPDGAYPPQDRAKAVLHYNRADGDYDGWGLHTWTGAASPTDWSKPLQPVKKDAYGVTFEVPLAAGATSLSYILHKGDQKDLPTDQSLDLATYTNEVWLLAGQPKYLLPQTGGAPSLDLAKAEAQWIDRNTVVWKVKATDATSQQLVYAADGGITVKDGALSGEGRWLRLTSATLSDAQKAKYPHLKDYPAFTVDTRDRARVRQSLRGQLIATQRAANGALLAATGVQTAGILDDLYAGKATQAALGPVFDRGRPTLSLWAPTAHSVSLELDGTTVAMRRDDASGVWSVTGPKGWSGKQYRYAVKVWAPSVQKLVTNKVTDPYSTALTTDSARSLVIDLADPKLAPAGWTGLRKPAATPLRDAQIQELHIRDFSVADRTSKHPGQYLAFTDRDSRGMKHLRALAASGTSYVHLLPAFDIGTIPEKKSDQSVPDCDLLVYAPDSDKQQACIAKAAAKDAYNWGYDPLHYTVPEGSYASDPEGTRRTVEFRQMVQSLNSSGLRTVMDVVYNHTVASGQADKSVLDKIVPGYYQRLLADGTVATSTCCANTAPENAMMGKLVVDSVVTWAKEYKVDGFRFDLMGHHPKANILAVRKALDELTPARDGVDGKKIILYGEGWNFGEIADDARFVQATQKNMAGTGVATFSDRARDAVRGGGPFDEDPGVQGFASGLYTDPNSSAANGTPAEQKARLLHYQDLIKVGLTGNLAAYSFTDSSGRSVKGSEVDYNGAPAGYAAAPGDALAYADAHDNESLYDALAFKLPPTTSPADRARMQVLAMATAALSQGPALSQAGTDLLRSKSLDRNSYDSGDWFNAIHWDCRDGNGFGRGLPPEADNKTKWPYAKPLLTSITVGCPQITGASAAYRDLLTIRTTEKAFSLGTAGEVQSAVSFPLSGKDETPGVITMRVGDLVVVFNATPERQTQRVTALAGKAYALHPVQAAGADFITKSASYEGSSGSFTVPARSVAVFARS; encoded by the coding sequence CCGCCCTCCGACCGCGCGCTCGCCGACACCCCCGCGCGGCATGACCTGACGCGGGAGCAGTTCTACTTCGTCCTGCCCGACCGGTTCGCCAACGGCGATACGGCGAACGACCGCGGCGGACTCGACGGCGACCGCCTCGAAACCGGATACGACCCCACCGACAAGGGCTTCTACCAGGGCGGCGACCTCAAGGGCCTGACGAGCAAGCTCGACTACATCAAGGGCCTCGGCACCACCGCCATCTGGATGGCGCCCATCTTCAAGAACCGGCCCGTCCAGGGCACCGGCAAGGACGCGTCCGCCGGGTATCACGGGTACTGGATCACCGACTTCACCCAGGTCGACCCGCACTTCGGCACCAACGCCGACCTCGAGAAGCTGATCGACAAGGCCCACGCCAAGGGCATGAAGGTCTTCTTCGACGTCATCACCAACCACACCGCCGACACCGTCGACTACGCCGAGAAGAAGTACGGCTACCGCCCCAAGGGCGCCTATCCGTACCTGGACAGCAGCGGCCGCCCGTTCGACGACCGGGCCGGGATCGGGAAGGTCGACGCCGGCTCCTTCCCGTACACGCCCAAGGGCAGCGGGAAGAAGGTGCCCGCCTGGCTCAACGACCCGACGATGTACCACAACCGCGGTGACTCGACCTTCGCGGGCGAGAGCTCCGAGTACGGAGACTTCTCCGGCCTCGACGACCTGTGGACCGAGCGTCCCGAGGTCGTCAAGGGCATGGAGGAGATCTACGAGAAGTGGGTCCGCGACTTCGACATCGACGGCTTCCGTATCGACACCGTCAAGCACGTCGACATGGATTTCTGGACCCAGTGGGCCACCGCGCTCGACGCATACGCCGCCAAGCGCGGCCGGGACGACTTCTTCATGTTCGGCGAGATCTTCGCCGGGGACACGGCGATCACCTCGCCGTACGTCACGCGCGGCCGGCTCGACGCCACGCTCGACTTCCCCTTCCAGAGCGCGGCCCGCGCCTACGCCTCGCAGGGCGCGTCCGCCGACCAGCTCGCCGACGTGTTCGGGAACGACTACCGCTACACCAGCGACAAGGCCAACGCCTATGAGCAGGTGACCTTCCTCGGCAACCACGACATGGGCCGCATCGGCACCTTCCTCAAGCAGGACAACCCGAAGGCCGACGACGCCGAGCTGCTGAAGCGGGCGCGGCTCGCCAACCAGCTGATGTTCCTCTCCCGCGGCAATCCGGTGATCTACTACGGCGACGAGCAGGGCTTCACCGGCGCGGGCGGCGACAAGGACGCCCGCCAGAGCCTCTTCGCCTCCAGGACTGCGGACTATCTGGACGACGACCAGCTGGGCACGGACCGTACGCACGCGTCCGACGCGTACGACACCTCGCATCCCGTCTACCGTTCGATCGCCGCGCTCTCGAAGCTCACCAAGGAGCACCCGGCGCTGCGCGACGGCGTCCAGACGGAGCGGTACGCCAAGGACTCGGTGTACGCCTTCTCCCGCACCGACACCAAGGCGCGCACCGGGCCCATCGAGTATCTCGTCGCCGTCAACAACGCGGACAGCGCGAAGACCGTGACCATCCCCGCGGACGCCACGGACTTCCGTGCGCTGTACGGCGGTTCGGGCGCGGTGCACGCCGTCGACGGGAAGATCACCGTCACCGTGCCGGCGCTGTCCTCCGTCGTGCTCCGGGCCGCGAAGCCGTTCGCCGCGCCCGCCGCCAAGCCCACGCTCACCCTCAAGGCCCCGGCCGCCGGAGCCACCGGCACCGTCGAGATCGCTGCCGACGTGAACGGCGGAGGTCTGAACCGCGTCGTCTTCGCCGCCCAGGCGGGCAACGGCAAGTGGCGCACCCTCGGCTCGGCCGACCACGCCCCGTACAAGGTCACTCAGTACGTCGATGTGGCGGCCGGAACCTCCCTGCGCTACAAGGCAGTTGTGGTGGACGGCGCGGGACGTACAGCCAGTGACCGGGCGGAGACGACCGCCGGCCAGGCACCGCCGCCCGAGAAGCCGGTGGCCGTCGAGCGCGACTACGCGGTCGTCCACTACCAGCGGCCCGACGGCGACTACGACGGCTGGCAGCTCAGGACCGGCACCCAGCAGATCGCCTTCACCGGCCGTGACGCGTACGGCGCCTTCGCCTGGGTCAAGCTCGCCGAGGGCGCCGCGACCGTCCCGTACACCGTCGAGAGGAACGGCACCGCGGACGGCCCGCAACGCACCGTCGACCTGGCCCGCACCGGCCAGGTGTGGATCGCCCAGGGCAAGGAGGGCCAGTCGGACACCGCGCCCGACGGCGCCTACCCGCCGCAGGACAGGGCGAAGGCCGTTCTCCACTACAACCGCGCCGACGGCGACTACGACGGCTGGGGTCTGCACACCTGGACCGGCGCCGCATCGCCCACCGACTGGTCCAAGCCGCTCCAGCCGGTGAAGAAGGACGCGTACGGAGTGACCTTCGAGGTGCCGCTCGCCGCCGGCGCGACCTCGCTCAGCTACATCCTCCACAAGGGCGACCAGAAGGACCTGCCGACCGACCAATCCCTGGACCTCGCGACGTACACGAACGAGGTCTGGCTGCTGGCCGGGCAGCCGAAGTATCTGCTGCCGCAGACCGGCGGCGCGCCCTCACTCGACCTCGCCAAGGCCGAGGCCCAGTGGATCGACCGGAACACCGTGGTCTGGAAGGTGAAGGCGACCGACGCCACCAGCCAGCAGCTGGTGTACGCGGCGGACGGCGGCATCACCGTCAAGGACGGCGCACTGTCCGGCGAAGGCCGGTGGCTGCGTCTCACCTCCGCCACTCTGAGCGACGCGCAGAAGGCGAAGTACCCGCACCTCAAGGACTATCCGGCGTTCACCGTCGACACCCGCGACCGGGCCCGGGTCCGGCAGTCGCTGCGCGGCCAGCTCATCGCCACCCAGCGCGCGGCCAACGGTGCGCTGCTCGCCGCAACCGGCGTCCAGACGGCCGGGATCCTCGACGACCTGTACGCGGGCAAGGCCACCCAGGCAGCCCTGGGACCGGTCTTCGACCGCGGCCGCCCCACCCTCTCCCTCTGGGCTCCCACCGCGCACTCCGTCTCGCTCGAACTCGACGGCACAACGGTCGCCATGCGACGGGACGACGCGAGCGGCGTCTGGTCCGTCACCGGCCCCAAGGGCTGGTCCGGAAAGCAGTACAGATACGCGGTGAAGGTCTGGGCGCCCAGCGTCCAGAAGCTCGTCACCAACAAGGTCACCGACCCGTACTCCACCGCCCTGACCACCGACTCGGCACGGAGTCTGGTCATCGACCTCGCCGACCCGAAGCTCGCCCCGGCGGGCTGGACAGGTCTCAGGAAGCCGGCCGCGACACCGCTGCGCGACGCGCAGATCCAGGAGCTCCACATCCGCGACTTCTCGGTCGCGGACCGCACATCGAAGCACCCGGGGCAGTATCTGGCCTTCACCGACCGTGACTCACGGGGCATGAAGCATCTGCGCGCGCTCGCCGCCTCCGGTACCTCCTACGTCCACCTCCTGCCGGCTTTCGACATCGGCACCATCCCGGAGAAGAAGTCCGACCAGTCCGTGCCCGACTGTGATCTGTTGGTGTACGCGCCGGACTCCGACAAGCAGCAGGCCTGCATCGCGAAGGCCGCCGCGAAGGACGCGTACAACTGGGGCTACGACCCGCTGCACTACACCGTTCCGGAGGGCTCGTACGCCTCCGATCCGGAAGGCACCCGGCGTACGGTCGAGTTCCGGCAGATGGTGCAGTCCCTGAACTCCAGCGGCCTGCGCACCGTCATGGACGTCGTCTACAACCACACCGTGGCGAGCGGACAGGCCGACAAGTCCGTGCTCGACAAGATCGTGCCGGGCTACTACCAGCGGCTGCTCGCCGACGGCACCGTCGCCACCTCCACCTGCTGCGCGAACACCGCGCCCGAGAACGCCATGATGGGCAAGCTCGTCGTCGACTCGGTCGTCACCTGGGCGAAGGAGTACAAGGTCGACGGCTTCCGCTTCGACCTGATGGGCCACCATCCGAAGGCCAATATCCTCGCGGTGCGCAAGGCGCTCGACGAGCTGACGCCCGCGCGCGACGGCGTGGACGGAAAGAAGATCATCCTCTACGGCGAGGGCTGGAACTTCGGGGAGATCGCGGACGATGCCCGCTTCGTCCAGGCCACCCAGAAGAACATGGCGGGCACGGGGGTGGCGACCTTCTCCGACCGGGCCCGTGACGCGGTGCGCGGCGGCGGGCCCTTCGACGAGGACCCGGGCGTGCAGGGCTTCGCCTCCGGCCTCTACACCGACCCCAACTCCTCGGCGGCGAACGGCACTCCGGCCGAGCAGAAGGCCCGGCTGCTGCACTACCAGGACCTGATCAAGGTGGGTCTGACGGGCAATCTCGCCGCGTACTCCTTCACCGACAGCTCCGGCCGCAGCGTCAAGGGCTCCGAGGTCGACTACAACGGCGCCCCGGCCGGATACGCCGCCGCCCCCGGCGACGCCCTCGCCTACGCGGACGCACACGACAACGAGTCGCTGTACGACGCGCTCGCCTTCAAGCTCCCGCCCACCACCTCACCGGCGGACCGGGCCCGTATGCAGGTGCTGGCGATGGCGACCGCGGCCCTCTCCCAGGGACCGGCGCTCTCGCAGGCCGGGACGGACCTGCTCCGTTCCAAGTCGCTGGACCGCAATTCGTACGACAGTGGTGACTGGTTCAACGCGATCCACTGGGACTGCCGGGACGGCAACGGCTTCGGCCGCGGGCTGCCGCCGGAGGCCGACAACAAGACCAAGTGGCCGTACGCCAAGCCGCTGTTGACG